One Pichia kudriavzevii chromosome 3, complete sequence genomic window carries:
- a CDS encoding uncharacterized protein (PKUD0C03470; similar to Saccharomyces cerevisiae YDL091C (UBX3); ancestral locus Anc_2.365): MPNPVMSELNRLQHIFNSIINELNQTTQQQQVDDVEAIPQLQMPGGLDLPTSETQNSEDNSNTNKVENLFKKLLLIIAICVLLIVFLPIYVIYMILMFLFVFTVSIYNKIHQGKYSNLRNTDPSDIARRFIMNFDERIGNNLAGIDSSDPMEDQDQPNTLIEEGHLGEIGRPDFLECAYSQALYIVKKDIRWLLCYIESGENQECVDFTKEVLVHPVFLKFIKNKNFLVWGGDISDSEAFQVCNQFNITKLPFLGLLCMTVNQIPTSSGMQQSEPVLSLVSKIQGYKDLETTIHKLQRAYSKYNPIVSQLKRDNPESLQGVVRELQDEALQNSIRRIRPLRNSYSREPQRRSREEKRLQWLKWRKSTLEPEPNEPGQYARLAIKFPDGSRKQIKIGKTSSLEKIYATLECMYLNEVELGDATVYQCPDDYEHEYRFRIYTVMPKQIIPMSSNITIEETTSIYPSGNLVVEMVVD; the protein is encoded by the coding sequence ATGAACTTAATCAAACTACGCAACAGCAACAAGTAGATGACGTTGAAGCTATCCCGCAGTTACAGATGCCAGGGGGGCTTGATCTTCCGACTTCTGAGACACAAAATAGTGAAGATAATAGCAATACTAACAAAGTGGAGAATTTATTCAAGAAGTTGCTGTTGATAATTGCAATTTGTGTTTTACTTATAGTTTTTCTCCCGATTTACGTAATATACATGATACTCATGTTCTTATTCGTATTCACAGTCTCAATTTACAATAAAATTCACCAAGGAAAATATAGCAACTTGCGTAATACAGACCCTTCGGACATTGCAAGAAGATTCATTATGaattttgatgaaagaattggaaaTAATCTAGCTGGAATAGACAGCTCTGACCCCATGGAAGATCAAGATCAACCTAATACTCTAATAGAAGAAGGACATTTGGGGGAGATAGGACGTCCAGATTTCCTAGAATGTGCTTATTCTCAAGCACTATATATTGTGAAGAAAGATATTAGGTGGCTTCTCTGCTATATTGAAAGTGGAGAGAACCAAGAATGCGTAGATTTTACCAAGGAAGTCCTAGTACATCCCGTATTCCtaaaatttatcaaaaacaagaatttCTTGGTATGGGGTGGCGATATTTCTGATAGTGAAGCATTCCAAGTGTGCAATCAATTTAATATCACAAAGCTTCCTTTCTTAGGCCTACTTTGTATGACTGTCAATCAGATACCCACGTCGTCTGGAATGCAACAATCAGAACCAGTTCTATCATTAGTTTCGAAAATACAAGGATATAAGGATTTAGAGACTACAATACACAAACTCCAGCGTGCATACTCAAAATACAATCCCATTGTGTCCCAGTTAAAGAGGGACAACCCCGAGTCTTTGCAGGGTGTTGTAAGAGAATTACAAGATGAAGCTCTGCAAAATTCAATAAGAAGAATTCGGCCTCTAAGAAACTCATACAGTAGAGAACCACAGAGAAGAAgtagagaagaaaaacgtTTACAGTGGCTCAAGTGGAGAAAATCGACTTTAGAGCCTGAGCCCAATGAACCAGGCCAATATGCTAGGCTTGCAATTAAATTTCCAGATGgttcaagaaaacaaatcaaGATAGGAAAGACATCTTCTCTAGAAAAAATTTATGCAACGTTGGAATGCATGTATTTGAATGAAGTTGAACTTGGGGATGCCACGGTTTACCAATGTCCAGACGACTATGAGCACGAGTATCGTTTTAGAATATACACAGTTATGCCAAAGCAAATTATACCCATGAGCAGCAACATTACAATTGAAGAGACCACTTCCATATATCCCAGTGGTAACTTGGTTGTCGAAATGGTGGTCGATTAG
- a CDS encoding uncharacterized protein (PKUD0C03480; similar to Saccharomyces cerevisiae YDL092W (SRP14); ancestral locus Anc_2.364), with protein sequence MAVLDNNEFFTQVTGLLTKNGGKSSIYITQKRLSYNIDDEIEGINPLSDLPKNVKPLLHEFNPDQKTHPILIRVTDGNRDKSKKVKLSTVVEPQNLAIFWKEYTNIIKAGFPGLKKKSKSKKKVKKTSKK encoded by the exons ATGGCCGTGTTGGATAATAATGAG TTTTTCACACAAGTAACTGGTTTGCTTACGAAAAACGGTGGAAAATCGTCCATATATATCACCCAAAAGAGATTGTCGtataatattgatgatgagaTTGAAGGAATCAACCCGTTATCTGATCTTCCGAAAAATGTCAAACCACTTCTACATGAATTTAATCCTGATCAAAAAACCCATCCCATTCTTATAAGAGTCACGGATGGTAATAGGGACAAATCTAAAAAGGTGAAGTTGAGTACAGTTGTTGAGCCCCAAAATTTGGCTATTTTTTGGAAAGAATACACCAACATTATCAAAGCCGGTTTTCCAGGGCTAAAAAAGAAGTCCAAGTCTAAGAAGAAGGTTAAGAAGACGTCCAAGAAATAG
- a CDS encoding uncharacterized protein (PKUD0C03490; similar to Saccharomyces cerevisiae YDL090C (RAM1); ancestral locus Anc_2.366) — MPNDEVKNQQSEVAVSSLIETSQNQGISFLDFDTLLNMLDASYDSFSNCNASLGEVLTDTIEKKMEVEVDVQTIYEDILSEGSDKIPKLNREMHSRYIHEMLNRPLPAPFSKLDASKTWIAFWLMNSAALIDNLNTKEQNNAAKQLMYFYKTSSGSKNTVAGFGGGLHQLPHLAASYAAVLALLLSKNENAWREIDTQKVKKWLLQCKNKDGSFSMHVGGESDTRAAYCALCIAQLLNILDDDLRKGVADWLIKCQTYEGGFAGAPGDEAHGGYTFCALSALFILLNPDELMVSGLNLEILIKWTVDRQYSLEGGFSGRTNKLVDGCYSHWVGGTVALLELLINYNKYKINDPNKYLSLIDRQRLQNYILCCCQDTFGLRDKPGMNSDFYHTNYVLCGLSMCQHFQIYDPSKAQKYGNAFSAYPIEIEQPNTITILDDNHVLGIDAIFGVPYGYALNMYTFFSNL, encoded by the coding sequence ATGCCAAATGACGAGGTGAAAAACCAGCAATCTGAGGTTGCGGTCTCATCTTTGATTGAAACCAGTCAAAATCAAGGTATATCATTTCTAGATTTCGACACATTACTAAACATGTTGGATGCCAGCTACGACTCGTTTTCCAATTGTAATGCTTCATTGGGCGAGGTCCTAACAGATAcaatagagaaaaagatgGAAGTAGAGGTTGATGTGCAGACCATTTACGAGGATATCCTTAGTGAAGGATCAGATAAAATTCCAAAGTTGAATAGAGAGATGCACAGTAGGTACATCCATGAAATGTTGAATCGTCCCCTGCCTGCACCCTTCAGTAAATTGGATGCATCTAAAACTTGGATTGCATTTTGGTTGATGAATTCTGCTGCATTgattgataatttgaatacCAAAGAGCAAAATAATGCGGCTAAACAATTAATGTATTTCTATAAGACATCTTCTGGAAGTAAAAATACGGTTGCTGGATTTGGAGGTGGGTTACATCAGTTACCTCATTTAGCAGCCTCATATGCTGCAGTGTTAGCACTTTTGTTAtcaaaaaatgagaatgcATGGAGGGAAATAGATACGCAGAAGGTAAAGAAGTGGTTGTTACAatgcaaaaataaagatggGTCATTTTCCATGCATGTTGGAGGTGAATCGGACACAAGAGCTGCTTATTGTGCCTTATGTATAGCACAATTACTTAATATTTTAGATGACGATTTGAGAAAAGGTGTTGCTGATTGGCTAATTAAATGTCAGACATACGAAGGAGGGTTTGCTGGTGCTCCTGGTGACGAAGCGCATGGAGGTTATACCTTTTGCGCATTATCTGCCCTCTTTATATTATTGAATCCAGACGAATTGATGGTATCTGGTCTCAACTTGGAGATCCTTATAAAGTGGACTGTGGATAGACAGTACTCGCTAGAAGGTGGGTTTTCTGGTCGTACAAATAAGTTAGTGGATGGATGCTACAGCCATTGGGTTGGGGGTACTGTGGCCCTTTTGGAATTATTAATCAATTACAACAAGTACAAAATTAATGATCCCAATAAGTACCTTTCTTTAATTGACCGCCAAAGGTTACAAAATTACATATTGTGCTGTTGTCAAGATACTTTTGGGCTGAGAGATAAACCTGGTATGAATTCAGACTTCTACCACACTAACTATGTTCTATGTGGGTTAAGTATGTGCCAGCATTTCCAAATATATGATCCATCAAAAGCTCAAAAGTATGGCAATGCATTCTCTGCTTATCCTATTGAAATTGAGCAGCCAAATACTATCACAATCTTGGATGATAACCACGTTCTGGGAATAGATGCGATTTTTGGTGTTCCTTATGGTTATGCTTTGAACATGTACACATTCTTCTCGAATTTATAA
- a CDS encoding uncharacterized protein (PKUD0C03500; similar to Saccharomyces cerevisiae YDL088C (ASM4) and YMR153W (NUP53); ancestral locus Anc_2.369) has protein sequence MFGGINTSAPNKQSLFGNSGASSSKTNTFSQPYQQQQQQLQQVQPTQGLPLQSSIFQNPGQAIQQMKSPSRFEKYELKGASEPKLFASDVKTGASHSDTNDPSKSKHRKRTIPSHLVKRLNKNKSTLDEEDKPSVPILPFKATKQSQTDTFDEDFAYLYEHDKLPSRSLLDPLTFNDEYTPGEILMEGSDFNKMTQEPFEFKNAFQRPNRSTISQKTTGKENRETKLPWSKTSNEMQIDDSDLSVKTELVPTDTKQTRSLTSEKLYCAVIVYGFDDENFRVLIEHFAKYGKIMEDLMISDFNYYYGQPGNVLAVDKLVDINDRSNAKLGNKNAFPIFLGEGWVKITYDNPNSAIRALADNLISDNNGNILGVIPYTREDLELLLGQKISDSMDVGAGLKGLNHELELDMKLADNYIGRYLRAARNGLTRKDSNSGDLRSKSLAIKDGSNLLLKKDKHENRKTIWNSGMGFLFGKGEI, from the coding sequence ATGTTTGGGGGGATAAATACGTCAGCACCGAACAAACAAAGCTTGTTTGGGAACAGCGGTgcatcttcttccaaaaCTAACACATTTTCACAGCCttaccaacaacaacaacaacagctaCAACAAGTGCAACCAACACAAGGCCTGCCCCTTCAATCATCTATTTTTCAGAATCCTGGTCAGGCTATacaacaaatgaaaagtCCATCGAGATTTGAGAAATATGAGCTTAAAGGTGCCTCTGAGCCAAAACTTTTTGCGTCAGATGTGAAAACGGGTGCCAGTCACTCGGATACAAATGACCCTTCCAAGTCAAAACATAGAAAAAGGACTATTCCTTCACATTTAGTTAAGCGTTTGAATAAGAATAAGAGTACATTGGACGAAGAGGATAAACCAAGTGTTCCGATTTTACCGTTTAAAGCGACAAAACAGAGCCAAACAGATACCTTTGATGAGGATTTTGCATATTTGTATGAGCATGATAAACTACCCAGCAGATCATTGTTAGATCCGTTAACGTTCAATGATGAATATACACCAGGTGAGATACTCATGGAAGGTTCTGACTTCAATAAGATGACGCAAGAGCCATTTGAGTTTAAAAACGCTTTCCAAAGGCCAAACAGGAGTACGATTTCACAAAAGACTACAggtaaagaaaatagagaAACTAAGCTGCCCTGGTCTAAGACTTCGAATGAGATGcaaattgatgattctgaTCTATCAGTGAAAACAGAGTTAGTACCGACTGACACAAAACAAACGAGGAGTCTTACTTCTGAGAAATTATACTGCGCAGTTATAGTATACGGGTTTGACGATGAGAACTTTCGTGTGCTGATTGAGCATTTTGCCAAATATGGTAAAATCATGGAAGACTTGATGATTTCAGATTTTAATTATTACTATGGACAACCAGGAAATGTTTTAGCCGTTGATAAACTAGTTGATATTAACGACCGATCAAATGCAAAGcttggaaataaaaacgcttttccaatatttttagGTGAGGGGTGGGTGAAAATCACCTATGATAACCCAAATTCAGCAATAAGAGCTCTTGCTGATAATCTGATAAGTGATAACAACGGCAATATATTGGGGGTTATTCCATACACAAGAGAAGACTTGGAGTTGTTATTAGGACAGAAAATTTCAGATTCAATGGATGTTGGTGCAGGCTTAAAAGGTCTCAACCATGAATTGGAATTGGACATGAAACTGGCAGATAACTATATAGGAAGATACCTAAGGGCTGCTAGAAACGGGCTTACACGAAAAGATTCAAACAGTGGAGATTTACGGTCTAAATCACTCGCAATAAAAGATGGTTCTAATCtactgttgaagaaggacaaACATGAAAATCGTAAAACTATATGGAACTCAGGTATGggttttttgtttggtaaAGGTGAAATTTAG
- a CDS encoding uncharacterized protein (PKUD0C03510; similar to Saccharomyces cerevisiae YDR335W (MSN5); ancestral locus Anc_5.386), whose amino-acid sequence MSAEGISQIITSLDIIYNPASTNAQRQEAQGFLETIKALPDCPYWGYQLALIDNGYNNIVRHFALNLLLSSITSYYHDWDRPKKLAVRSWIVELATKVSPQDPHYLKSKIAFLWVEIAKRCWGECLLKQNPSLAAGLGNIENTDPLAVPENKDVYQFTEEEKIDSWMSMDSNLLELWNHSQITRELSLIIMKTLFEDIYLLDDPIVSKRRTVLISLCPEIVVAERILSAKYEQNDTVRLFVSQSEGWLLQWCQVLDECIQFLIFNDLSNNNSNVFVNNSDINTTKSYYLDTTVKLLEILKISLFWIIPLALKEVDIITKLFKLLTIDDMRIKLLTIECFDSLYNKPYSNPEDNEWLVNSAFNNTAYEIFFETYKSVQINYEDIDYDDYTLQKKIVEFLIILSDYITSKESIKTSDRDFTNFYKLILETTKNESPSVSAISLQFWCTMLRADELSDQPDFESVLPELLENCANRLINYVDSDPESIPLQYLNYDFDNQSDQQSFVSDFKKMNDDIVRIIVCKKPKDALMWLAERLNNFFSSLLGMESLNNLNLTYKGKGSEAYITAYSQFSIIETCVRGITRWQIWYKEDDAQEIKAYLTDQVDNLCKLLIMLQIQNPVLVRKQIQTLVQFTPLLKDLNSTMFKVLERVIETCTFPYPENASDEELENIRDLRASSGTELNRLAYLMPESLKNIFSELEAVIDTILSQKELISHEIVAFKSFLLVVSQRSSLENKEETFKRIVDPELMAWSDPNTMKGLSDLHWFMERLGIVKIAEYFRSRGITASTNLLEAQMDETGRQLKKQLKDQWSSVFPIRATRILIQYSIEKLDHESETYKNLLKLWQPRVEPILPYIFQLIYQIQAYHNPANWVGLPDEVQSFVKYTTMERFWQQGISIQSRESFVDENVKAMHTLRDFADSVGHIIRYTREYSYLMIGTITELEETLYVDPKNASLLWKALTEESVGITLHSWRHMINLVVRNVIKNCPMDYFDLFMLGFLPQVFIKLDELLLQRWNRVYEKGLRLEGNESDEQLSEEMLEEHMLRQLTQVIDRMLIDIAGQKVRTSLTDRQKETREFLIYNFEVLAPFLKLLCDIISFRDTRCSFNAILILRHISQELVGLNDERVDKIILENIMPILIDLICDKFYTDAHSEAAYTLSILYIGERFKSDYPLQLLKNKLGVNQETMANFENVFSACQKSRERKNCLLTLFNNARNDGNPDAYIEQRNKMIQGATRAKKKNTVDGLEGGLGGLFNTDD is encoded by the coding sequence ATGTCCGCAGAAGGTATATCTCAAATAATAACGTCTTTAGATATTATTTACAATCCAGCTTCGACGAATGCTCAGAGACAAGAAGCACAGGGATTTTTGGAGACGATCAAGGCACTACCCGATTGCCCCTATTGGGGGTATCAATTAGCATTGATAGACAACGGTTATAACAATATTGTGAGACATTTCGCTCTTAATCTTCTCTTGTCATCCATAACATCTTACTACCATGATTGGGATAGACCTAAAAAGCTTGCAGTACGTAGTTGGATCGTAGAATTAGCAACTAAAGTCTCACCTCAAGATCCTCATTACTTAAAATCCAAGATTGCATTTTTGTGGGTGGAAATCGCTAAAAGGTGTTGGGGTGAATGTCTTCTAAAGCAGAATCCAAGTTTGGCAGCTGGATTAGGTAACATAGAAAATACCGACCCTTTAGCAGTTCcagaaaataaagatgtTTATCAATTcacagaagaagaaaaaattgactCTTGGATGTCTATGGATTCCAATCTATTAGAATTATGGAACCACAGTCAAATCACAAGAGAGTTATCTCTCATAATTATGAAaacattatttgaagatatttaTTTGTTAGATGATCCAATTGTTTCTAAGCGGAGAACTGTTTTGATATCCTTATGTCCTGAAATAGTTGTTGCTGAACGTATCCTGTCTGCAAAGTATGAGCAGAATGATACGGTAAGGTTATTTGTATCTCAATCTGAAGGTTGGTTGTTACAATGGTGTCAAGTTTTGGATGAATGCATCCAGTTTTTGATCTTCAACGATTTATCAAACAACAATAGCAATGTTTTCGTCAACAATTCTGACATTAATACCACCAAATCTTATTACCTTGATACTACAGTCAAATTACTTGAGATCCTTAAAATATCTCTTTTCTGGATTATACCGTTAGCTCTAAAAGAAGTTGACATCATTACGAAACTATTCAAGTTGTTAACAATTGATGACATGAGAATCAAACTTTTGACAATTGAGTGTTTTGATTCTCTCTATAATAAACCTTATTCAAATCCGGAAGATAATGAATGGTTGGTGAATTCTGCGTTTAATAATACTGCCTATGAGAtcttttttgaaacttaTAAAAGTGTTCAAATCAATtatgaagatattgattatgatgattatactttacaaaagaaaattgttGAGTTTCTCATCATACTTTCAGATTATATAACTAGCAAggaatcaatcaaaaccAGTGATCGTGATTTTACGAACTTTTATAAACTTATCCttgaaacaacaaaaaatgaatcCCCATCAGTCAGTGCTATTTCTTTACAGTTTTGGTGTACCATGTTAAGAGCAGATGAATTGAGTGACCAGCCCGACTTTGAATCAGTTTTACCAGAATTACTAGAAAATTGTGCTAATAGGTTGATCAACTATGTGGATTCAGACCCTGAATCGATTCCTCTACAATACTTAAATTACGATTTCGATAATCAATCTGACCAGCAATCCTTTGTTAGtgatttcaagaaaatgaatgatgatattgttaGAATCATTGTATGTAAAAAACCAAAGGATGCGCTGATGTGGCTAGCTGAAAGGCTCAATAACTTTTTCAGCAGTTTACTAGGCATGGAGAGTTTAAacaacttgaatttgacaTACAAGGGTAAGGGATCTGAAGCTTATATAACTGCATACTCacagttttcaataattgaAACTTGTGTAAGAGGTATTACAAGATGGCAAATCTGGTATAAGGAAGATGATGCTCAAGAAATCAAGGCCTATTTGACAGATCAAGTTGATAACTTGTGTAAACTTTTGATTATGTTACAGATCCAAAACCCAGTATTAGTTAGAAAGCAGATTCAGACTTTGGTTCAATTTACACCTCTATTAAAGGATTTGAATTCCACCATGTTTAAAGTTTTGGAAAGAGTCATTGAAACATGTACTTTTCCGTATCCGGAAAATGCgtctgatgaagaattggaaaatatcaGAGACTTGAGAGCTTCAAGCGGTACGGAATTGAATAGGTTGGCTTATTTGATGCCTGAATCATTGAAGAACATCTTCTCCGAGTTAGAAGCTGTGATTGATACAATTTTAAGTCAAAAAGAGTTAATTTCTCACGAGATAGTAGCGTTTAAGtcttttttgttggttgtttCTCAGAGATcatctttggaaaacaaagaagaaacattCAAAAGGATAGTCGACCCAGAGTTGATGGCATGGTCTGATCCAAATACAATGAAAGGTTTGTCTGACCTACACTGGTTTATGGAGAGATTAGGTATTGTAAAAATAGCTGAATATTTCAGATCAAGAGGTATAACAGCAAGCACCAATTTGCTTGAGGCACAGATGGATGAAACTGGAAGACAATTAAAGAAACAGCTAAAAGACCAGTGGTCTTCTGTTTTCCCTATCAGAGCAACTAGGATATTAATTCAGTATAGtattgaaaagttggaTCATGAATCAGAGACTTACAAAAATTTGCTTAAATTATGGCAGCCTAGGGTCGAACCAATTCTTccatatatttttcaattaatatatcaaattcaagcatATCACAATCCGGCAAATTGGGTTGGATTGCCTGATGAGGTTCAAAGTTTTGTGAAATACACAACCATGGAACGATTCTGGCAGCAGGGTATCTCGATTCAATCAAGAGAatcttttgttgatgaaaatgttaAGGCTATGCATACTCTTAGAGATTTTGCAGACTCGGTTGGCCATATAATCAGATACACTAGAGAATATTCTTATTTGATGATTGGCACTATAACCGAGTTGGAAGAAACTTTGTATGTTGATCCTAAGAATGCAAGCCTGTTATGGAAGGCATTAACAGAAGAATCAGTAGGTATTACTCTACACTCGTGGAGGCACATGATTAATCTAGTTGTCAGAAATGTGATTAAAAATTGTCCTATGGACTATTTTGACCTTTTCATGTTGGGATTCTTACCTCAGGTGTTTATTAAATTGGATGAACTTCTACTTCAACGTTGGAATCGTGTTTACGAAAAAGGTCTGAGATTGGAAGGTAACGAATCAGATGAACAGTTGAGTGAGGAAATGCTTGAAGAACATATGTTACGTCAACTAACACAGGTTATTGATAGAATGTTGATAGATATAGCGGGACAAAAGGTTAGAACCTCTTTGACTGATAGACAGAAGGAAACTAGAGAGTTCCTCATCTATAACTTTGAAGTCTTGGctccatttttgaaattactTTGTGATATTATCTCCTTTAGGGACACCAGATGTTCATTCAATGctattttaattttaagACATATTTCGCAAGAATTAGTTGGACTGAATGATGAAAGAGTTGATAAGATTATCTTAGAAAATATTATGCCCATACTTATCGATCTAATTTGTGACAAATTTTACACTGATGCACATTCAGAAGCCGCTTATACCTTATCGATCTTGTACATTGGTGAGAGGTTCAAGAGTGATTACCCGCTTCAgctattgaagaataaaCTTGGAGTAAATCAAGAAACCATGGCGaactttgaaaatgtaTTCAGTGCATGCcaaaaatcaagagaaagaaaaaactgTTTACTCACATTATTTAACAATGCTAGAAATGATGGTAATCCAGATGCATATATAGAGCAGCGTAATAAAATGATACAAGGTGCTACTAGGgcgaaaaagaaaaatacagTGGATGGTCTAGAAGGTGGTCTTGGTGGTCTTTTCAATACAGACGACTAG
- a CDS encoding uncharacterized protein (PKUD0C03520; similar to Saccharomyces cerevisiae YDR316W (OMS1); ancestral locus Anc_5.344), which yields MNSFLLRGEMFCGLGALRKKQTSIVFKDALRCWYSTSSKLPPKPPKFHFKTKKELTPEEQKKIEDDRKYNEAINSGSSIKKWGAIVGSAAFNKKATKYYIGLYVIFLCYGIHYFRKLFARHLEEEDLKKLRDEGKPMSEYQKLRIRDLSGDLLRTKDTQKLKAYYQLKEEYDSKSEEERKEIGPFNPKPEDIEDIVDLKFEECILPPKDLSEFYDKLADEYDSDVGTEEMMSFMKSKRKWVMKHCKGDVLEVASGTGRNIEYFDPTAVSSYTFLDASKKMMDVCYDKFHEKWSKFKKVKFVVGKAEELVELSTTRKSVDSKAFKYDTIIETFGLCSHQDPVKALKNMRELLKPGGRIVLLEHGRGKYDFINDILDKRAHKHSEKWGCRWNLDIGELVDESGLEITEEHRAHLGTTWMIVCKRPEDVLETEEMTFSERYLFPRRTNTDSSAPKPVSSS from the coding sequence ATGAATTCCTTCTTACTAAGGGGAGAGATGTTTTGCGGCTTGGGTGCACTGCGTAAAAAGCAGACttccattgttttcaaagatgCACTACGCTGCTGGTATTCGACAAGTTCCAAGCTACCTCCCAAACCTccaaaatttcattttaaGACGAAGAAAGAGCTTACACCAGAAGAGCAGAAGAAAATTGAGGATGATAGAAAGTACAACGAAGCTATAAACTCCGGATCATCCATCAAGAAGTGGGGTGCTATTGTGGGCTCGGCAGCCTTTAATAAGAAGGCTACGAAATATTATATTGGTTTATATGTGATTTTCTTGTGTTATGGTATTCATTACTTTAGGAAACTCTTTGCAAGAcatttggaagaagaagactTGAAGAAACTAAGAGACGAGGGAAAACCTATGAGCGAGTACCAAAAACTAAGAATCAGAGATTTGTCAGGAGATTTGCTAAGAACTAAGGATACACAAAAGTTGAAGGCTTACTATCAactaaaagaagaatatgatTCAAAAAGTGAAGAAGAGCGCAAAGAAATAGGACCTTTTAATCCCAAACCAGAGGATATTGAGGATATTGTTGACctcaaatttgaagaatgtATTCTACCTCCAAAAGACTTATCAGAATTCTATGACAAATTAGCCGATGAATATGATAGTGATGTTGGAACCGAAGAAATGATGTCGTTTATGAAAAGCAAGAGGAAATGGGTTATGAAACACTGTAAAGGCGATGTCTTAGAAGTTGCTTCGGGAACAGGTAGGAACATTGAGTACTTTGATCCAACTGCTGTTAGCAGCTACACATTCCTTGATGCATCTAAGAAAATGATGGATGTATGTTATGATAAATTTCATGAAAAATGGAGTAAATTCAAGAAAGTCAAGTTTGTAGTTGGTAAAGCTGAAGAATTAGTCGAGCTATCTACAACCAGAAAATCTGTTGATTCCAAGGCTTTCAAATACGACACCATTATAGAAACTTTTGGACTTTGTTCACACCAGGATCCTGTCAAGgctttgaagaatatgagGGAATTATTGAAACCAGGTGGGAGAATTGTTCTCTTGGAACATGGGCGTGGAAAATACGACTTTATTAACGATATCCTAGACAAACGTGCCCACAAGCACAGTGAGAAATGGGGGTGTCGGTGGAATTTGGACATTGGTGAGTTGGTGGACGAGTCGGGCCTTGAAATTACAGAAGAGCATCGTGCCCATTTGGGTACAACATGGATGATTGTCTGTAAGCGGCCAGAAGATGTTCTGGAGACAGAGGAGATGACCTTCTCGGAGAGATACCTGTTtccaagaagaacaaatacAGACTCTTCTGCTCCTAAGCCGGTGTCTTCTTCATAA